A stretch of Vannielia litorea DNA encodes these proteins:
- the dnaE gene encoding DNA polymerase III subunit alpha, producing MAAPRFIHLRVHTEYSLLEGAVPVKKLAGLCEKAEMPAVAVTDTNNMFAALEASVTLAGAGVQPIMGCQVDLDYEPAAPGAKPVPPAPVVLLAQSEAGYEALMKLNSCLYLRGDGSLPHVTLEELERHAAGVICLTGGPDGPVGRLLRAGQRPKAEHLVEGLARIYGDRLYMELQRHPGEDGLPEAERLSERGHVEMAYARGIPLVATNDVYFPRPEIYEAHDALICIAEGAYVDQQEDRRRLTPQHYFKSAQEMATLFADLPEALENTVEIARRCAFMAYRRDPILPKFAENEVEELRRQANEGLQARLAVIPHAASVEEYQERLDFELDIIEGMGFPGYFLIVADFIKWSKEQGIPVGPGRGSGAGSLVAYALTITDLDPLRYALLFERFLNPERVSMPDFDIDFCMDRREETIRYVQEKYGRDRVGQIITFGALLSKAAVRDVGRVLQMPYGQVDRLSKMIPVEGVKPVSIEKALATEERLREEARNEEVVDRLLTYGQQIEGLLRNASTHAAGVVIGDRPLDELVPLYQDPRSDMPATQFNMKWVEQAGLVKFDFLGLKTLTVIQNAVDLINAGGRPIHIGPDGETLYEPPDGAVNEINAIPLDDEKSYKLYASAKTVAVFQVESSGMMDALRRMKPDCIEDIVALVALYRPGPMENIPTYCEVKNGQREIESVHPLIDHILEETQGIIVYQEQVMQIAQVMAGYSLGGADLLRRAMGKKIKEAMDAERPKFEKGAAENGVEKKKASEVFDLLEKFANYGFNKSHAAAYAVVSYQTAWLKANHPVEFMAAVMNCDIHLTDKLAVYAEEVRRGLGIEIVPPCVNRSLETFSVSEGRVVYALGALKNVGADAMRLIVEARDGREFVSLFDFARRVDLKKIGKRPLEMLARAGAFDALDANRHRVFAALDPLVNYSSAIHDQRASAQVSLFGEAGDDLPEPRLPSVDDWMVGERLGEEHKAIGFYLSGHPLDDYMGPLKRQGVSTLEQVMRQVERAPAVVKLAGSVAGRQERKSARGNRFAFVQLSDPTGLYEVTLFSEALEKSRDLLDAGSNVVITCEATMEADQLKLLGRSVAPIDAVAAQAGRSDIRLFLDDVAAAAAVRSLLDRAEADKASKSRGAVSLCLIAADLPGEVHLELEGDFPVNPQIKSALKSLSGVLTVEDI from the coding sequence ATGGCTGCTCCCCGATTCATTCACCTGCGCGTTCACACCGAGTATTCGCTGCTGGAGGGCGCCGTGCCGGTGAAGAAGCTGGCAGGCCTCTGCGAGAAGGCGGAGATGCCCGCCGTCGCGGTGACCGACACCAACAACATGTTCGCCGCGCTGGAGGCCAGCGTCACGCTGGCAGGGGCGGGGGTGCAGCCGATCATGGGCTGCCAGGTGGACCTGGACTACGAGCCTGCTGCGCCGGGCGCAAAGCCGGTGCCGCCCGCGCCGGTGGTGCTGCTGGCACAGAGCGAGGCGGGCTACGAAGCGCTGATGAAGCTCAACTCCTGCCTCTACCTGCGCGGCGACGGGAGCCTGCCGCATGTGACGCTGGAGGAGCTGGAGCGGCATGCGGCAGGGGTGATCTGCCTGACGGGCGGGCCGGACGGGCCGGTGGGGCGGCTGTTGCGCGCGGGCCAGCGGCCCAAGGCGGAGCATCTGGTGGAGGGGCTGGCGCGGATCTACGGCGACCGGCTCTACATGGAGTTGCAGCGCCACCCCGGCGAGGACGGCCTGCCCGAGGCGGAGCGCCTCAGCGAGCGGGGCCATGTGGAGATGGCCTATGCCAGGGGCATTCCGCTGGTGGCCACCAATGACGTGTATTTCCCCAGGCCCGAGATCTACGAGGCCCATGACGCGCTGATCTGCATCGCCGAGGGTGCCTATGTGGACCAGCAGGAAGACCGGCGGCGGCTGACGCCGCAGCACTACTTCAAGAGCGCGCAGGAGATGGCGACGCTCTTTGCCGATCTGCCGGAGGCGCTGGAGAACACGGTGGAGATCGCCCGGCGCTGCGCCTTCATGGCCTACCGGCGCGACCCGATCCTGCCCAAGTTCGCCGAGAACGAGGTGGAGGAGCTGCGGCGGCAGGCCAACGAGGGCCTGCAGGCGCGGCTCGCGGTGATCCCCCATGCGGCCTCCGTGGAGGAGTACCAGGAACGGCTCGACTTCGAGCTCGACATCATCGAGGGCATGGGCTTTCCCGGCTACTTCCTGATCGTGGCCGATTTCATCAAGTGGTCGAAGGAGCAGGGCATTCCGGTGGGGCCGGGGCGGGGCTCGGGCGCGGGCAGCCTGGTGGCCTATGCGCTGACGATCACCGACCTCGACCCGCTGCGCTATGCGCTGCTCTTCGAGCGGTTTCTCAACCCCGAGCGGGTTTCCATGCCCGACTTCGACATCGACTTCTGCATGGACCGGCGGGAGGAAACCATCCGCTACGTGCAGGAGAAGTATGGCCGCGACCGGGTGGGGCAGATCATCACCTTCGGGGCGCTGCTCTCCAAGGCCGCCGTGCGCGACGTGGGCCGTGTGCTGCAGATGCCCTACGGCCAGGTGGACCGGCTCTCCAAGATGATCCCGGTGGAGGGGGTCAAGCCGGTGTCGATCGAGAAGGCGCTGGCCACCGAGGAGCGGCTGCGCGAGGAGGCGCGCAACGAGGAGGTGGTGGACCGGCTGCTGACCTATGGCCAGCAGATCGAGGGGCTGCTGCGCAACGCCTCCACCCACGCAGCGGGCGTGGTGATCGGCGACCGGCCGCTCGACGAGCTGGTGCCGCTCTACCAGGATCCGCGCTCCGACATGCCGGCGACCCAGTTCAACATGAAGTGGGTCGAGCAGGCGGGGCTGGTGAAGTTCGACTTTCTGGGCCTCAAGACGCTGACGGTGATCCAGAACGCGGTGGACCTGATCAACGCGGGCGGGCGACCGATCCACATCGGGCCGGATGGCGAAACGCTCTACGAGCCGCCCGACGGCGCGGTGAACGAAATCAACGCGATCCCGCTGGACGACGAGAAGAGCTACAAGCTCTACGCCAGCGCAAAGACGGTTGCCGTGTTCCAGGTGGAAAGCTCGGGCATGATGGATGCGCTGCGGCGCATGAAGCCCGACTGCATCGAGGATATCGTGGCGCTGGTGGCGCTCTACCGGCCCGGCCCGATGGAGAACATCCCGACCTATTGCGAGGTGAAGAACGGGCAGCGCGAGATCGAGAGCGTTCATCCGCTGATCGACCATATCCTCGAAGAGACCCAGGGCATCATCGTCTACCAGGAGCAGGTGATGCAGATTGCCCAGGTGATGGCGGGCTACAGCCTCGGCGGCGCCGACCTGCTGCGCCGCGCCATGGGCAAGAAGATCAAGGAGGCGATGGACGCCGAGCGGCCCAAGTTCGAGAAGGGCGCGGCGGAGAACGGGGTGGAGAAGAAGAAGGCCTCCGAGGTCTTCGACCTGCTGGAGAAGTTCGCCAACTACGGGTTCAACAAGTCGCACGCGGCGGCCTATGCGGTGGTGTCGTATCAAACCGCCTGGCTGAAGGCGAACCACCCGGTGGAGTTCATGGCCGCCGTCATGAACTGCGATATCCACCTGACCGACAAGCTCGCCGTCTATGCCGAGGAGGTGCGGCGGGGGCTGGGGATCGAGATCGTGCCGCCCTGCGTGAACCGCTCGCTGGAGACCTTCAGCGTGAGCGAGGGCCGGGTCGTCTACGCGCTGGGCGCGCTGAAGAACGTGGGGGCCGATGCGATGCGGCTCATCGTGGAGGCGCGGGACGGGCGCGAGTTTGTCTCTCTCTTCGATTTCGCCCGCCGGGTGGATCTCAAGAAGATCGGCAAGCGCCCGCTTGAAATGCTGGCCCGCGCCGGGGCCTTCGACGCGCTCGATGCGAATCGGCACAGGGTGTTTGCGGCGCTCGATCCACTGGTGAACTACTCGTCGGCGATCCACGATCAGCGGGCTTCCGCTCAGGTTTCGCTCTTTGGCGAGGCGGGCGACGACCTGCCCGAACCGCGCCTTCCCAGCGTGGATGACTGGATGGTGGGAGAGCGGCTGGGGGAGGAGCACAAGGCGATCGGCTTCTACCTCTCGGGTCACCCGCTGGACGACTACATGGGCCCGCTGAAGCGGCAGGGCGTGAGCACGCTGGAGCAGGTGATGCGGCAGGTGGAGCGCGCCCCGGCGGTGGTGAAGCTGGCCGGCTCGGTGGCCGGGCGGCAGGAGCGCAAGAGCGCGCGCGGCAACCGCTTTGCCTTCGTGCAACTCTCTGATCCGACAGGGCTTTACGAGGTAACCCTGTTCTCGGAGGCGCTCGAGAAATCCCGCGATCTGCTGGACGCGGGGAGCAACGTGGTGATCACCTGCGAGGCCACCATGGAGGCCGACCAGCTGAAGCTGCTGGGCCGCTCGGTGGCGCCGATCGACGCGGTGGCCGCACAGGCCGGGCGGAGCGACATCCGGCTCTTTCTCGATGACGTCGCGGCGGCGGCTGCGGTGCGCTCGCTGCTCGATCGCGCGGAGGCCGACAAGGCCTCGAAATCCCGCGGCGCGGTGAGCCTGTGCCTGATAGCGGCGGACCTGCCGGGGGAGGTCCACCTTGAGCTTGAAGGCGATTTTCCGGTAAATCCGCAGATCAAGAGCGCGCTCAAGTCCCTGAGTGGCGTCTTGACCGTCGAAGATATCTAG
- a CDS encoding glutaminase has protein sequence MNLPALLASLDARAHAAADWGKVASYIPELARVDPAQFAISVVLADGTLHSAGQSQTRFSIQSVSKVFTLACTLSRIGESLWSRVGREPSGDRFDSILLLEQEQGRPRNPFINAGALVTTDELLSGRAPREALSEILGFIRAAAGDDDIHIDGEVAASEQATGFRNIALANYLKSYDNLKNAPEMVLGTYFHQCAIEMTTEQLARAGRGIAGLPGAPLLLSPVKRRRIAALMMTCGHYDGSGDFAFRTGLPGKSGVGGGILVAVPGVASVAVWSPGLNAWGNSKVGTEAIEQLAHETGWSVFG, from the coding sequence ATGAACCTGCCCGCTCTCCTCGCGTCACTCGACGCCCGCGCCCACGCCGCCGCCGACTGGGGCAAGGTCGCCAGCTACATCCCCGAGCTGGCGCGGGTCGATCCGGCGCAATTCGCCATCTCGGTGGTGCTGGCCGATGGAACCCTGCACTCCGCCGGGCAGTCGCAAACGCGCTTTTCCATCCAGTCGGTTTCCAAGGTCTTCACCCTGGCATGCACCCTCTCGCGCATCGGCGAGTCGCTCTGGTCCCGGGTCGGACGCGAGCCCTCGGGCGACCGCTTCGACTCGATCCTGCTGCTCGAGCAGGAGCAGGGCCGCCCGCGCAACCCCTTCATCAACGCCGGCGCGCTGGTCACGACCGACGAGTTGCTCTCCGGCCGCGCGCCCAGGGAGGCGCTCTCCGAGATCCTCGGCTTCATCCGCGCCGCAGCGGGCGACGATGACATCCACATCGACGGAGAGGTCGCCGCCTCAGAGCAGGCCACCGGCTTTCGCAACATCGCGCTGGCCAACTACCTCAAGAGCTATGACAACCTGAAGAACGCGCCCGAGATGGTGCTGGGCACCTACTTTCACCAATGCGCCATCGAGATGACCACCGAGCAGCTTGCCCGCGCCGGTCGCGGCATCGCGGGCCTCCCCGGCGCACCGCTGCTGCTCTCGCCGGTCAAGCGCCGCCGCATCGCCGCGCTGATGATGACCTGCGGCCATTACGACGGCTCCGGCGACTTTGCCTTCCGCACCGGCCTGCCCGGCAAATCCGGCGTCGGCGGCGGCATCCTCGTGGCCGTGCCCGGCGTGGCCTCCGTCGCGGTCTGGTCGCCCGGCCTCAACGCCTGGGGCAACTCCAAGGTCGGCACCGAGGCCATCGAGCAGCTTGCGCACGAGACCGGCTGGTCGGTCTTCGGCTAG
- a CDS encoding DUF6544 family protein — MVWIGILAVCLVVALALWAAGEAMVLRRRVETREGAGPAVALPQEVRALAARMGARGAGRLARFRQVAEMEMAPGAGWQALRARQWVALRATGFVWLARVRGLGPFCAFSVIDAYAGGRGRLVARLAGLVPVARAGGPEIDRSEAMRYLAELPWAPDAILANGAIGWQVLADGRLRASLGEVAVVFRLEGGEIVEMEAEGRPSLEGGTLVLRDWRGVFSEHGEIGGRRLPLRGEVGYLREGVWVPYFRGRIVGYEVG; from the coding sequence ATGGTCTGGATCGGGATCCTTGCGGTGTGTCTCGTGGTCGCGCTGGCGCTTTGGGCGGCCGGCGAGGCGATGGTCTTGCGGCGGCGGGTGGAGACGCGCGAGGGCGCGGGGCCGGCGGTGGCGCTGCCGCAGGAGGTGCGGGCGCTGGCGGCACGGATGGGGGCCAGGGGCGCGGGGCGCCTGGCCCGGTTTCGCCAGGTGGCGGAGATGGAGATGGCGCCGGGGGCGGGATGGCAGGCGCTGCGGGCGCGGCAATGGGTGGCGCTGCGGGCGACGGGGTTCGTCTGGCTGGCGCGGGTGCGCGGGCTGGGGCCGTTTTGCGCGTTTTCGGTGATCGACGCCTATGCCGGGGGCCGGGGGCGGCTGGTGGCGCGGCTGGCCGGGCTGGTGCCGGTGGCGCGGGCAGGGGGCCCGGAGATCGACCGGTCGGAGGCGATGCGCTACCTGGCCGAACTGCCCTGGGCGCCCGATGCGATCCTGGCGAACGGGGCGATCGGCTGGCAGGTGCTGGCGGACGGGCGGCTGCGGGCCTCGCTGGGGGAGGTCGCCGTGGTGTTCCGGCTGGAGGGCGGGGAGATCGTGGAGATGGAGGCCGAGGGGCGGCCCTCGCTGGAGGGCGGCACGCTGGTGCTGCGGGATTGGCGCGGGGTGTTTTCGGAGCACGGCGAGATCGGCGGGCGGCGGCTGCCGCTGCGCGGAGAGGTGGGCTACCTGCGGGAGGGGGTGTGGGTGCCCTACTTCCGGGGGCGGATCGTGGGCTACGAGGTGGGGTGA
- a CDS encoding ArsR/SmtB family transcription factor, with protein sequence MTNHLDLFFSAISDPTRRAVIERLTRGPAAVSELHAPHDMALPTFLKHLKVLENAGLTRSTKKGRVRTVHIEAQPLAAAEHWLTTQRKLWEGRLDRLSALAERLEKGGDA encoded by the coding sequence ATGACTAACCATCTCGATCTCTTCTTCAGCGCCATCTCCGACCCCACCCGCCGGGCGGTGATCGAGCGCCTCACCCGCGGCCCCGCCGCGGTGAGCGAGCTCCACGCCCCGCACGACATGGCCCTGCCCACCTTCCTCAAGCACCTCAAGGTGCTCGAGAACGCGGGCCTCACCCGCTCCACCAAGAAGGGCCGTGTCCGCACCGTCCATATCGAGGCCCAACCGCTGGCCGCCGCCGAACACTGGCTGACCACCCAGCGCAAACTCTGGGAGGGCCGGCTCGACCGCCTCTCAGCCCTCGCAGAACGTCTTGAAAAAGGAGGCGACGCATGA
- a CDS encoding SRPBCC domain-containing protein, which translates to MTALTFDTLTLTRSIAAPPARLFPLMTEPAYRAEWGAPTENTRLDIVEADIRPGGRELSRCGPKDNPEFEVTTDFHHLDAPALLVFTETIRIDGAPLSCGLCSIEITPEGTGSHLTVTAQLSSLIGDEMAAGYTQGWTAALANLARLAERHAA; encoded by the coding sequence ATGACCGCCCTGACCTTCGACACCCTCACCCTCACCCGTTCCATCGCGGCCCCGCCCGCGCGGCTCTTCCCGCTGATGACCGAGCCCGCCTACCGCGCCGAATGGGGTGCCCCCACCGAGAACACCCGGCTCGACATCGTCGAGGCCGATATCCGCCCCGGCGGCCGCGAACTCTCCCGTTGCGGCCCAAAGGACAACCCCGAGTTCGAAGTCACCACCGACTTCCACCATCTCGACGCCCCCGCGCTCCTGGTCTTCACCGAAACCATCCGCATCGACGGCGCGCCCCTCTCCTGCGGCCTCTGCTCCATCGAGATCACCCCCGAAGGCACCGGCTCCCACCTCACCGTAACCGCCCAGCTTTCCAGCCTGATCGGTGACGAAATGGCCGCAGGCTACACCCAGGGCTGGACAGCCGCGCTCGCCAACCTCGCCCGCCTCGCGGAAAGGCATGCCGCATGA
- a CDS encoding SRPBCC family protein, with amino-acid sequence MTPDLDLQLSRQIKASPATVWTCLTTPELLCQWFVPAPWRCAEAVIEPQPGGRFYSLFKGPDGEEMPNEGAILLAEPEQRLVFTDFFRAGFVPNETPFMLADITLAPRDGSTHYTALVRHRTPEDRARHEEMGFHEGWGTAADQLATLAEGL; translated from the coding sequence ATGACCCCCGATCTCGACCTCCAGCTCTCCCGCCAGATCAAGGCCAGCCCCGCGACGGTCTGGACCTGCCTCACCACGCCCGAGCTGCTCTGCCAATGGTTCGTCCCGGCCCCGTGGCGCTGCGCCGAAGCGGTGATCGAGCCGCAGCCCGGCGGCCGTTTCTACAGCCTCTTCAAGGGCCCCGACGGCGAGGAAATGCCCAATGAGGGCGCCATCCTGCTGGCCGAGCCCGAGCAGCGCCTGGTCTTCACCGACTTCTTCAGGGCCGGCTTCGTGCCCAACGAAACCCCCTTCATGCTGGCCGATATCACCCTGGCTCCCAGGGACGGCAGCACCCATTACACCGCCCTCGTGCGCCACCGCACGCCGGAGGATCGGGCAAGGCACGAGGAGATGGGCTTCCACGAGGGCTGGGGCACCGCCGCCGACCAGCTCGCCACCTTGGCCGAAGGGCTCTGA
- the xdhA gene encoding xanthine dehydrogenase small subunit encodes MDITFLLNGETVALRDANPTTTVLDWLRETRGLKGTKEGCNEGDCGACTVMTRQPSGPWAAQNACILLLPHLHGRELRTVEGVSAPDGTLHPVQAAMVAHHGSQCGFCTPGFITSMAAAHANGAQDFNDKLAGNLCRCTGYAPIVRAAEAAAKEPVPAHLAAPASLTAAPQPEIPESADALATWYAAHPQATLIAGATDVGLWVTKKLADLSEVAFLHRVTDLDYVEITQSEVRIGATTPIATLRAAIAPYHPSLAELLRRYGSEQVRQAATLGGNIANGSPIGDSPPALIALGATLHLRHGEARRSLPLEDFFIDYGKQDRAPGEFVEAVSFPRQPDRLRCYKLSKRFDQDISAVCGCFCITVEDATVTAARIAFGGMAGTPKRAAATEAALTGQPWEEATVTRAMAALATDFQPLTDMRASAAYRMEAAQNMLHRYFLESQGIATSVLEVQP; translated from the coding sequence ATGGACATCACGTTTCTTCTCAACGGAGAGACCGTGGCGCTGCGCGACGCAAACCCCACCACCACGGTGCTCGACTGGCTCCGCGAGACGCGCGGGTTGAAGGGCACGAAGGAAGGCTGCAACGAGGGCGACTGCGGCGCCTGCACGGTGATGACCCGGCAGCCCTCCGGCCCCTGGGCCGCCCAGAACGCCTGCATCCTGCTGCTCCCCCACCTCCACGGCCGCGAGCTCCGCACCGTCGAGGGCGTCTCCGCCCCCGATGGCACGCTCCACCCGGTGCAGGCCGCGATGGTGGCCCACCACGGCTCGCAATGCGGCTTCTGCACCCCCGGCTTCATCACCTCCATGGCCGCCGCCCACGCCAATGGCGCGCAGGATTTCAACGACAAGCTCGCCGGCAACCTCTGCCGCTGCACCGGATACGCCCCCATCGTCCGCGCCGCGGAGGCCGCGGCGAAAGAGCCGGTGCCCGCCCATCTCGCGGCCCCCGCGTCGCTCACCGCCGCGCCGCAGCCGGAAATCCCCGAAAGCGCCGACGCGCTCGCCACCTGGTATGCCGCACACCCGCAGGCCACGCTCATCGCCGGCGCCACCGACGTCGGCCTCTGGGTCACCAAAAAGCTCGCCGACCTGTCCGAGGTCGCCTTCCTGCACCGCGTCACCGACCTCGATTACGTCGAGATCACCCAGAGCGAGGTTCGCATCGGCGCAACCACCCCCATCGCGACCCTTCGCGCCGCCATCGCGCCCTATCACCCCTCGCTTGCCGAGCTCTTGCGCCGCTACGGCTCCGAGCAGGTGCGCCAGGCCGCCACCCTCGGCGGCAACATCGCCAACGGCTCCCCCATTGGCGACAGCCCACCCGCCCTCATCGCGCTGGGCGCCACGCTGCATCTGCGCCACGGCGAGGCCCGCCGCAGCCTGCCGCTCGAAGACTTCTTCATCGACTACGGCAAGCAGGACCGCGCCCCGGGCGAATTCGTCGAGGCCGTGAGCTTCCCGCGCCAGCCCGACAGGCTGCGCTGCTACAAGCTCTCCAAGCGGTTCGACCAGGATATCTCCGCCGTCTGCGGCTGCTTCTGCATCACCGTCGAAGATGCCACGGTCACCGCCGCCCGCATCGCCTTCGGCGGCATGGCCGGCACGCCGAAGCGCGCCGCCGCCACCGAGGCCGCGCTGACCGGGCAGCCCTGGGAGGAGGCGACCGTCACCCGCGCCATGGCCGCCCTTGCCACCGACTTCCAGCCGCTCACCGACATGCGCGCCTCCGCCGCCTACCGCATGGAAGCCGCGCAGAACATGCTGCACCGCTACTTCCTCGAGAGCCAGGGCATCGCCACCTCGGTGCTGGAGGTGCAGCCATGA
- the xdhB gene encoding xanthine dehydrogenase molybdopterin binding subunit: protein MSVAKPLPHDAAPLHVTGQARYVDDIPVPANTLHLAFGTSARARATITALDLTKVRAAPGVVTVLTAADLPAANDVSPSAHDEPLLAEGEVYYIGQPIFLVVATSHLAARKAARLAEITYDEHPALLTIDDALAANSRFEEGPREYGRGDLAAGFAAAATVVEGTLEMGGQEHFYLEGQAALALPQEGGDMLVHSSTQHPTEIQHKVAETLGVPMNAVRVETRRMGGGFGGKESQGNALACACAVVAARTGRPAKMRYDRDDDMVITGKRHDFRIAYRAGMDAQGKLTAVDFTQYARCGWAQDLSLPVADRAMLHADNAYFIPNVRIVSHRLKTHTQSATAYRGFGGPQGMLGIERVMDHLAAAAGIEPLALRQKNFYASGGDISGKKMQLDVPDVSAAEEDLTSRGATQVEDPETPPPPPAGVQTTPYGQPVVDSVCHEIVAALCEKTDYTARREAVAAFNAANPVLKKGLALTPVKFGISFTLTHLNQAGALVHIYQDGSVHMNHGGTEMGQGLFQKVAQVAASRLGVPLERVKITATDTGKVPNTSATAASSGSDLNGMAVAAACDELKARIGDFLAEVHQADPAAVEFKDDAVHVGADVIPWEKAVAEAYVGRVSLSATGFYKTPGISWDRIKGQGRPFFYFAYGAALTEVVIDTLTGENRMLRVDILHDAGSSLNPALDIGQVEGGFIQGAGWLTTEELVWDAKGRLLTHAPSTYKIPACSDRPPVFNVALWPNANREPTIYRSKAVGEPPFMLGISALMALSDACAACGPHYPALEAPATAEHVLEAIGRARG, encoded by the coding sequence ATGAGCGTCGCCAAACCCCTCCCGCATGACGCGGCCCCGCTCCACGTCACCGGCCAGGCCCGCTATGTCGATGACATCCCGGTGCCCGCCAACACCCTCCACCTCGCCTTCGGCACCTCCGCCAGGGCCCGCGCCACGATTACCGCGCTCGACCTCACCAAGGTCCGCGCCGCCCCCGGCGTGGTCACCGTGCTGACAGCAGCAGACCTGCCCGCCGCCAACGATGTCTCTCCCTCCGCCCATGACGAGCCGCTGCTCGCCGAGGGCGAAGTCTACTACATCGGCCAGCCGATCTTTCTCGTCGTCGCCACCAGCCACCTCGCCGCCCGCAAGGCCGCCCGCCTCGCCGAGATCACCTACGACGAGCACCCCGCCCTGCTGACCATCGACGACGCCCTGGCCGCCAACTCCCGCTTCGAGGAGGGCCCGCGCGAATACGGCCGCGGCGACCTCGCCGCCGGCTTCGCCGCCGCCGCCACCGTGGTCGAAGGCACGCTGGAGATGGGCGGGCAGGAGCATTTCTACCTCGAAGGCCAGGCCGCGCTGGCCCTGCCGCAGGAAGGCGGCGACATGCTGGTGCACAGCTCCACCCAGCACCCCACCGAGATCCAGCACAAGGTCGCCGAGACCCTGGGCGTGCCGATGAACGCCGTGCGCGTCGAGACCCGCCGGATGGGCGGCGGTTTCGGCGGCAAGGAAAGTCAGGGCAACGCGCTGGCCTGCGCCTGCGCCGTGGTCGCCGCGCGCACGGGCCGCCCCGCGAAAATGCGCTACGACCGCGACGACGACATGGTGATCACCGGCAAGCGCCACGACTTCCGCATCGCCTACCGCGCCGGGATGGACGCGCAAGGCAAGCTCACCGCCGTCGACTTCACCCAATACGCCCGCTGCGGCTGGGCGCAGGACCTCTCGCTGCCCGTGGCCGACCGGGCGATGCTCCACGCCGACAACGCCTATTTCATCCCCAACGTGCGGATCGTCTCGCACCGGCTCAAGACCCACACCCAAAGCGCCACCGCCTACCGCGGCTTCGGCGGCCCGCAGGGGATGCTCGGCATCGAACGGGTGATGGACCACCTCGCCGCCGCCGCCGGGATCGAGCCGCTGGCGCTGCGCCAGAAGAACTTCTATGCCTCCGGCGGGGATATTTCCGGCAAGAAAATGCAGCTGGACGTGCCCGACGTCTCCGCCGCCGAAGAAGACCTCACCTCCCGCGGCGCCACCCAGGTGGAAGACCCCGAAACACCCCCGCCCCCGCCCGCGGGCGTGCAAACCACGCCCTACGGCCAGCCGGTGGTGGACAGCGTCTGCCACGAGATCGTCGCAGCACTCTGCGAGAAGACCGACTATACCGCGCGACGGGAGGCCGTGGCCGCCTTCAACGCCGCCAACCCGGTGCTGAAGAAGGGCCTGGCCCTGACCCCGGTGAAGTTCGGCATCTCCTTCACCCTCACCCACCTCAACCAGGCCGGGGCGCTGGTGCATATCTACCAGGACGGCTCCGTTCACATGAACCACGGCGGCACCGAGATGGGCCAGGGCCTGTTCCAGAAGGTCGCCCAGGTTGCCGCCTCCCGTCTGGGCGTGCCTCTGGAACGGGTCAAGATCACCGCCACCGACACCGGCAAGGTGCCCAACACCTCCGCCACGGCGGCCTCCTCGGGCAGCGACCTCAACGGCATGGCCGTCGCCGCCGCCTGCGACGAGTTGAAGGCCCGCATCGGCGACTTCCTCGCCGAGGTCCACCAGGCCGATCCGGCCGCCGTGGAGTTCAAGGATGATGCCGTGCATGTCGGCGCCGACGTCATCCCCTGGGAGAAGGCCGTGGCCGAGGCCTACGTGGGCCGCGTCTCGCTCTCCGCCACCGGCTTCTACAAGACCCCCGGCATCAGCTGGGATCGCATCAAGGGCCAGGGCCGCCCGTTCTTCTACTTCGCCTATGGCGCGGCGCTGACCGAGGTCGTGATCGACACGCTCACCGGCGAAAACCGGATGCTGCGGGTCGATATCCTGCACGACGCCGGCAGCTCGCTGAACCCCGCGCTCGATATCGGCCAGGTCGAAGGCGGCTTCATCCAGGGCGCGGGCTGGCTCACCACCGAGGAGTTGGTGTGGGATGCCAAGGGCCGCCTGCTCACCCACGCCCCCTCCACCTACAAGATCCCCGCCTGTTCCGACCGGCCTCCTGTGTTCAACGTGGCGCTCTGGCCCAACGCCAACCGCGAGCCCACGATCTACCGCTCCAAGGCGGTCGGCGAGCCGCCCTTCATGCTGGGCATTTCGGCCCTCATGGCGCTGTCGGACGCCTGCGCCGCCTGCGGCCCGCACTACCCGGCGCTCGAAGCGCCCGCCACCGCCGAGCATGTGCTCGAAGCCATAGGGCGGGCACGAGGATGA